Proteins encoded together in one Pseudomonas sp. TCU-HL1 window:
- a CDS encoding FAD-dependent oxidoreductase, producing the protein MNTMTEHHCDVLVIGSGASGLAAAVTAAHQGLEVLVAEKADQLGGTSAWSGGWLWIPRNPLAQAEGAPDSEDAVATYLRAELGVDELDERQQAFLQHGPEMVDFFQRHTRVQFYSGSRMPDMHDSPGAVRGGRSLCAQPYDGRHLGPWLDALRPPLDLISLGGMGIAGGADLGHFLNACRSPRSACYVAGRLLRHWCDRLLQGRGLHLVNGNALVARLLHSALDLGVSLETGATAQRLLKDGVRVTGADLQQDGQVVKVLARRGVVLACGGFPHDPQRIKALFGHEHLSAAPKTNTGDGLRLGESVGARVAEQISSPAAWAPVSRVPRADGGFSGFPHLMERAKPGFIAVLRDGRRFTNEADSYHDFMNALFRATPAGEEPAAWLLCDHRAQRRYGIGWARPFPFPTGRYVRNGYLHRAASLVELARQCGVDGQQLEATVAAFNAHAARGVDPDFQRGASAYNRAQGEPLHGPNPSLGALRQGPFYAVKLVPGSLGTLAGLHTDAWARALDDQGEVIPGLHVVGNDMASVMDGHYPSGGITLGPGMTFGYLAGLALAGQELMPAGNAAPTRRSSPCAAP; encoded by the coding sequence ATGAACACAATGACCGAGCACCACTGCGATGTGCTGGTGATCGGCTCCGGCGCTTCGGGCCTGGCGGCTGCGGTTACCGCCGCCCACCAGGGCCTCGAGGTGCTGGTGGCGGAGAAGGCCGATCAGCTCGGCGGCACCAGTGCCTGGTCGGGCGGCTGGTTGTGGATTCCGCGCAACCCGCTGGCCCAGGCGGAAGGCGCGCCAGACAGCGAGGACGCCGTCGCCACCTACCTGCGTGCAGAACTGGGCGTCGATGAACTGGACGAACGCCAGCAGGCCTTTCTCCAGCACGGCCCGGAGATGGTGGACTTCTTCCAGCGCCACACGCGGGTGCAGTTCTATTCCGGCAGCCGCATGCCGGACATGCACGACTCCCCCGGTGCAGTGCGCGGAGGCCGCTCCCTCTGCGCCCAACCCTACGACGGCCGCCACCTCGGCCCCTGGCTCGATGCCCTGCGACCGCCGCTGGACCTGATCAGCCTGGGCGGCATGGGCATTGCCGGTGGCGCGGACCTTGGGCACTTTCTCAACGCCTGCCGCTCGCCACGCTCCGCCTGCTACGTCGCCGGTCGTCTGCTGCGGCATTGGTGTGACCGTCTGCTACAGGGTCGCGGGCTGCACCTGGTCAACGGCAATGCCCTGGTGGCGCGTCTGCTGCACAGCGCGCTGGATCTGGGGGTGAGCCTGGAAACCGGTGCCACTGCCCAACGGTTGCTGAAGGACGGAGTGCGCGTGACCGGGGCGGATTTGCAACAGGATGGCCAGGTAGTGAAGGTGCTGGCGCGCCGAGGCGTGGTGCTGGCCTGTGGTGGTTTTCCCCACGACCCGCAACGCATCAAGGCACTGTTTGGCCACGAACACCTCTCCGCAGCCCCGAAAACCAATACCGGCGACGGGTTGCGCCTGGGCGAAAGCGTGGGTGCACGGGTTGCTGAGCAGATCTCCAGCCCCGCCGCCTGGGCACCGGTGTCACGGGTGCCCCGTGCCGATGGCGGCTTCAGTGGTTTTCCGCATTTGATGGAACGGGCCAAACCGGGCTTCATCGCGGTCTTGCGCGATGGGCGGCGCTTCACCAACGAGGCCGACTCCTACCACGACTTCATGAACGCGCTGTTCCGCGCCACGCCGGCCGGAGAAGAGCCCGCTGCCTGGCTGCTCTGCGACCACCGCGCACAGCGCCGCTACGGCATCGGCTGGGCGCGGCCCTTCCCATTCCCCACCGGCCGTTATGTGCGCAACGGCTACCTGCACCGGGCCGCCAGCCTCGTCGAACTGGCACGGCAATGCGGCGTGGATGGGCAGCAACTGGAAGCGACGGTGGCAGCGTTCAATGCCCACGCCGCGCGCGGTGTCGACCCGGACTTCCAGCGCGGCGCTTCAGCCTACAACCGCGCCCAGGGGGAGCCGCTACATGGGCCCAACCCTTCATTGGGCGCGCTGCGCCAGGGACCGTTCTACGCAGTGAAGCTGGTGCCCGGCAGCCTCGGCACACTCGCCGGGCTGCACACCGATGCCTGGGCCCGGGCACTGGACGACCAGGGTGAAGTCATCCCCGGTCTTCACGTGGTGGGTAACGACATGGCGAGCGTGATGGACGGGCATTACCCCAGCGGCGGAATCACCCTGGGGCCGGGGATGACCTTCGGTTACCTGGCTGGATTGGCCCTGGCCGGGCAGGAACTCATGCCTGCAGGTAACGCAGCACCGACTCGCAGATCATCGCCTTGTGCCGCGCCTTGA
- a CDS encoding NIPSNAP family protein encodes MYYELRTYTLKPTKLADWLALYRSHCLELQTEHLGQLVGFFTTEFGEANQVVHIWAYESLDDRIARRTKMAADPRWAEFGRLNKELDAVVHLESRLMRPTGFSPLQ; translated from the coding sequence ATGTATTACGAACTGCGCACCTACACCCTCAAACCCACCAAACTGGCCGACTGGCTGGCGCTCTACCGCAGCCACTGCCTGGAGCTGCAAACCGAGCACCTGGGCCAGCTGGTCGGTTTCTTCACCACCGAGTTCGGCGAAGCCAACCAGGTGGTGCATATCTGGGCCTACGAAAGCCTGGACGACCGCATTGCTCGCCGCACGAAGATGGCCGCCGACCCGCGCTGGGCCGAGTTCGGCCGACTGAACAAGGAACTGGATGCGGTGGTGCATCTGGAATCGCGCCTGATGCGCCCCACCGGCTTCTCCCCGCTGCAATGA
- a CDS encoding FAD-binding protein yields MNSAVQTRPAESVAGTWDLVVLGSGAAAFAAATTAACKGLSVLMLEKAAQFGGTSAISGGAVWIFDSDQARAAGVQDSPEAIRTYLRKTIGPGYKPELVDAFINNGREALRFLEQHTELAYTLRPFSPDYYPLEDGATERGRALEMLEYDGRRLGARFRELRRPPEGMLLFGGMMVNRVDIQHFLSFRRSPRALWHCLKLMARYGLDRLGHDRGTRLTVGNAMIARLATSAFDKGVELWLESSAESLVVEAGRVVGVRARRNGQLVEVRARGGVVCAMGGFAAGKLASQFRPDTGSEHWTMSPSTNDGAALNLATTVDAATGEGMVANFFWAPVSQLRRANGELERFPHLVTDRAKPGIIAVNRAGQRFTNEADSYHSFVQDMQRDGNTPCWLICDAQAMSRYGMGLARPTPVDNSALVKAGYLHRADTPEELARTLGIDPQGLAATLAHHNEDARTGEDRQFGKGSTRYNQSLGDPHHRPNPCLAPLTRAPWYAIRLHTGDLGSARGLVTDAHANVLDRQGKPIAGLYAAGNDMNSIMDGTYPGPGITLGPGLTFGYLAACHVAEHLHTRR; encoded by the coding sequence ATGAACTCTGCCGTGCAAACACGCCCCGCCGAGAGCGTGGCAGGCACCTGGGATCTGGTGGTGCTGGGTAGCGGCGCCGCGGCCTTTGCCGCCGCGACGACCGCTGCCTGCAAGGGCCTCAGCGTGCTGATGCTGGAGAAGGCTGCGCAGTTCGGCGGCACCTCGGCCATTTCCGGGGGGGCCGTGTGGATCTTCGACAGCGACCAGGCCCGCGCTGCCGGGGTGCAGGACAGCCCCGAGGCGATCCGCACCTACCTGAGAAAGACCATTGGCCCCGGCTATAAGCCCGAGCTGGTCGACGCCTTCATCAACAATGGCCGCGAGGCCCTTCGCTTCCTTGAACAGCACACTGAGCTGGCCTATACCCTGCGGCCCTTCTCGCCGGACTACTACCCGCTGGAAGACGGCGCCACCGAGCGCGGCCGTGCGCTGGAGATGCTGGAGTACGACGGTCGCCGCCTGGGCGCGCGCTTCCGGGAGCTGCGCCGCCCGCCGGAAGGCATGCTGCTGTTCGGCGGCATGATGGTGAACCGCGTCGACATCCAGCACTTCCTCAGTTTCCGCCGCTCGCCCCGCGCCCTCTGGCATTGCCTGAAACTGATGGCCCGCTATGGCCTGGACCGCCTCGGCCATGACCGTGGCACCCGCCTGACCGTGGGCAACGCGATGATCGCACGCCTGGCCACCAGTGCCTTCGACAAGGGCGTGGAGCTGTGGCTGGAAAGCAGCGCCGAGTCGCTGGTGGTCGAAGCTGGCCGGGTGGTCGGTGTGCGTGCGCGCCGGAATGGCCAACTCGTCGAGGTCCGCGCCCGTGGCGGCGTGGTCTGCGCCATGGGGGGCTTCGCCGCTGGCAAACTGGCCAGCCAGTTCCGTCCGGATACCGGCAGCGAACACTGGACCATGTCCCCCAGCACCAACGACGGCGCCGCCCTCAATCTGGCCACCACCGTCGATGCTGCGACGGGCGAAGGCATGGTTGCCAACTTCTTCTGGGCGCCGGTTTCGCAGCTACGCCGAGCGAACGGTGAGCTGGAGCGTTTCCCGCACCTGGTCACCGATCGCGCCAAACCCGGCATCATCGCGGTGAACCGCGCCGGTCAGCGCTTCACCAACGAGGCCGACTCCTACCACAGCTTCGTCCAGGACATGCAGCGGGACGGCAATACGCCCTGCTGGCTGATCTGCGATGCACAGGCCATGAGCCGCTACGGCATGGGCCTGGCCCGACCGACCCCAGTGGACAACAGCGCCTTGGTGAAAGCCGGTTACCTGCACCGCGCCGATACGCCCGAGGAACTGGCCCGCACCCTGGGCATCGACCCGCAAGGCCTCGCCGCCACGCTCGCCCACCACAACGAAGACGCCCGCACCGGCGAAGATCGCCAGTTCGGCAAGGGCAGCACCCGCTACAACCAGTCCCTCGGCGACCCGCACCACAGGCCCAACCCCTGTCTGGCGCCCCTGACCCGCGCGCCCTGGTATGCCATTCGCCTGCACACCGGCGACCTGGGCTCGGCACGCGGCCTGGTCACCGACGCCCACGCCAATGTGCTGGACCGCCAGGGCAAGCCCATCGCCGGTCTCTACGCCGCCGGCAACGACATGAACTCGATCATGGACGGCACCTACCCCGGTCCTGGCATCACCCTCGGCCCGGGCCTGACCTTCGGCTACCTGGCCGCCTGCCATGTTGCCGAACACCTCCACACCAGACGCTAA
- a CDS encoding shikimate dehydrogenase family protein, translating into MIRGSTELVAIIGSPIAQVKSPGNFNAWFTEHGQDLAMIAVDIAEPHLASFIQALRGWNNLRGCVVTVPYKQVLASQLDQLSPRAAALGSVNVIRRDADGRLQGDNVDGEGFLKAARAHGFQPAGSRALVVGSGGVGAAIAYSLCESGVRQLVIADLDQPRAEALAERLRSHFPLLEIGNRYDSLEHFDLVANATPVGMGGTGEMPLPGVLLETLSPTALVADVVTSPVLTPFLEVAQGMGCRIQTGPEMARAQMGNLGAHMGVMPVDA; encoded by the coding sequence ATGATCCGTGGTTCGACCGAACTGGTGGCCATCATCGGCAGCCCCATCGCCCAGGTGAAATCGCCGGGAAACTTCAATGCCTGGTTCACCGAGCACGGCCAGGACCTGGCGATGATCGCCGTGGATATCGCCGAGCCGCATCTCGCCAGCTTCATCCAGGCCCTGCGCGGCTGGAACAACCTGCGCGGTTGCGTGGTGACCGTGCCCTACAAGCAGGTGCTGGCCAGCCAGCTCGACCAGCTCAGCCCGCGCGCCGCAGCCCTCGGCTCGGTGAACGTGATTCGCCGCGACGCCGATGGCCGCCTGCAGGGCGACAACGTGGACGGCGAAGGTTTCCTCAAGGCCGCCCGCGCCCATGGCTTCCAGCCAGCAGGGAGCCGCGCGCTGGTGGTGGGTTCCGGTGGCGTGGGTGCCGCCATCGCCTATTCCCTGTGCGAAAGCGGCGTGCGCCAACTGGTGATTGCCGACCTCGACCAACCGCGTGCCGAAGCCCTGGCCGAACGCCTGCGCAGCCATTTCCCACTGCTGGAAATCGGTAACAGGTACGACAGCCTGGAACACTTCGATCTGGTGGCCAACGCCACGCCGGTCGGCATGGGTGGCACAGGCGAGATGCCGTTACCCGGCGTGCTGCTGGAAACCCTCTCCCCAACGGCCCTGGTGGCCGATGTGGTGACCAGCCCGGTGCTGACGCCCTTCCTGGAAGTCGCCCAGGGCATGGGCTGCCGCATCCAGACCGGCCCGGAAATGGCCCGCGCGCAGATGGGCAACCTGGGCGCCCATATGGGCGTCATGCCCGTGGACGCCTGA